Within Topomyia yanbarensis strain Yona2022 chromosome 2, ASM3024719v1, whole genome shotgun sequence, the genomic segment acaccgggcatgacttaagagcatgcggagggcccccgcagtaaatacacttctcagtttctccaccgcaagcgtcatcctcatgctctccctcgcatttgccgcaccgttttttattgccacaataagtggctgtgtggcccagttgcttgcaattgctgcagttcattacccgcggtacaaacaggcgaacgggtaagcgaaccctatccaggaggacatagttgggaagagcagacccggagaaagtcacccgaatcgagtctgacggagaataagttgtcttatcattttctgtttttgcggaatacaattgcttgcattccagaatcttcaccttttgaagtgaagggtccttaaagcagccaaccccgtacttcaacaggtcttcgcactttagacccggttcggcgactattccatcgatccccactgccctacaaggcaactacactctgaattgtttcgtaaaacgctcgctgcgagcaatctggtttgcctgatcgaggtcatttactataacgcgtatcttattggctcgaacacgtgttatctgagctacggccgggtagttagcagtcagctcccgtgatatttctagaatattgggcgatttcgtgttgggccggaaatacaccacccagggtccatttgaactggctgggtatgttttaatacggggaggactgggggaatcaggggagggagtaatatcgggtttatccggtaaatccatgggaatatcattcccatccaatgttccttcgccctcggccatttaggcacgaggatagcacgtggtgtaaacgagagatgaaacttgtattcaggggaaagggaagaagtagagaccgatcggggaaagggaaacgaaagaaagaaaaataatacttagcttatatagcggcgtgtccggcaattctggtattcacttcaccagcctgggcaccggcgaacaaagactgcctcaaacaatagttaaccttcactgacaatatatattcttgttcactttatgcacagcaccagaaaacgaactgcttcgatcgagagctcggagagttatgaactaatatttattaaaatatttactaaataaaaaCATAGACCTGATAGTTCGTTTGCAAAAAAACACCGAAGCACAGTGAGTTGGTGTTAATGCTCTATCTGTGATCCTATAGTGCTGCAGGATTTGGCCAACATTTATACTATTTTTATTCAATCAACTTTAAGGAAAATGTATCACGTGAACGCTATATATATGGACTTCTATACttggtaattgttccgaatcacACTCGACCTGGCCTTGGGTACAAGATATTTGCTTGATCTCCCACGAGCATGGTTCTGCCGGAGTGTTTGCCTCGCCCGATACCGGGGCAGCCTGTCCTAGCGAGGCTGCCT encodes:
- the LOC131680479 gene encoding hemiasterlin resistant protein 1-like, producing the protein MVQSASHSAVAAPMVAPNQAFGLIAQIAATAGSVAIGFVGNTVGHDLIGMFSGSDSQEAASLGQAAPVSGEANTPAEPCSWEIKQISCTQGQVECDSEQLPSIEVHIYSVHVIHFP